A genomic segment from Mustela lutreola isolate mMusLut2 chromosome 15, mMusLut2.pri, whole genome shotgun sequence encodes:
- the JUP gene encoding junction plakoglobin — translation MEVMNLIEQPIKVTEWQQTYTYDSGIHSGANTCVPSVSSKGIMEEDDACGRQYTLKKTTTYTPVPQSQGDLEYQMSTTARAKRVREAMCPGVTGEDSSLLLATQVDGQSTNLQRLAEPSQLLKSAIVHLINYQDDAELATRALPELTKLLNDEDPVVVTKAAMIVNQLSKKEASRRALMGSPQLVAAVVRTMQNTSDLDTARCTTSILHNLSHHREGLLAIFKSGGIPALVRMLSSPVESVLFYAITTLHNLLLYQEGAKMAVRLADGLQKMVPLLNKNNPKFLAITTDCLQLLAYGNQESKLIILANGGPQALVQIMRNYSYEKLLWTTSRVLKVLSVCPSNKPAIVEAGGMQALGKHLTSNSPRLVQNCLWTLRNLSDVATKQEGLESVLKILVNQLSVDDVNVLTCATGTLSNLTCNNSKNKTLVTQNSGVEALIHAILRAGDKDDITEPAVCALRHLTSRHPEAEMAQNSVRLNYGIPAIVKLLNQPNQWPLVKATIGLIRNLALCPANHAPLQEAAVIPRLVQLLVKAHQDAQRHVAAGTQQPYTDGVRMEEIVEGCTGALHILARDPMNRMEIFRLNTIPLFVQLLYSSVENIQRVAAGVLCELAQDKEAADAIDAEGASAPLMELLHSRNEGTATYAAAVLFRISEDKNPDYRKRVSVELTNSLFKHDPAAWEAAQSMIPINEPYADDMDATYRPMYSSDVPLDPLDMHMEIDPDYPIDTYSDGLRPPYPAGDHVLA, via the exons ATGGAAGTGATGAACCTGATCGAACAACCCATCAAGGTGACTGAGTGGCAGCAGACATACACCTATGACTCTGGCATCCACTCGGGTGCCAACACCTGTGTGCCCTCGGTCAGTAGCAAGGGCATCATGGAAGAGGATGATGCCTGCGGGCGCCAGTACACGCTCAAGAAGACCACCACCTACACCCCGGTGCCCCAGAGCCAAG GTGATCTGGAGTACCAGATGTCCACGACGGCCAGAGCCAAGCGAGTGCGGGAGGCCATGTGTCCTGGTGTGACAGGGGAAGACAGCTCGCTGCTGCTGGCCACCCAGGTGGACGGCCAGAGCACCAACCTGCAGCGGCTGGCCGAGCCGTCCCAGCTGCTCAAGTCAGCCATTGTACATCTCATCAACTACCAGGACGACGCCGAGCTGGCCACCCGGGCCCTGCCTGAACTCACCAAACTACTCAACGATGAGGACCCG GTGGTAGTGACCAAGGCAGCCATGATTGTGAACCAGCTATCCAAGAAAGAGGCGTCTCGGCGGGCGCTGATGGGCTCACCCCAGCTAGTGGCAGCCGTGGTACGCACCATGCAGAACACCAGTGACCTGGACACGGCCCGCTGCACCACCAGCATCCTGCACAACCTCTCCCACCACCGTGAGGGGCTGCTTGCCATCTTCAAGTCAGGCGGCATCCCTGCTCTGGTCCGCATGCTCAG CTCCCCCGTGGAGTCGGTCCTGTTCTACGCCATCACCACGCTGCACAACCTGCTGCTGTACCAGGAGGGCGCCAAGATGGCCGTGCGTCTGGCCGACGGGCTGCAGAAGATGGTGCCCCTGCTCAACAAGAACAACCCCAAGTTCCTGGCCATCACCACAGACTGCCTGCAGCTGCTGGCTTATGGCAACCAGGAGAGCAAG CTCATCATCCTGGCCAACGGAGGACCCCAGGCCCTCGTGCAGATCATGCGTAACTATAGTTATGAGAAGCTGCTCTGGACCACCAGCCGTGTGCTCAAGGTGCTGTCCGTGTGTCCCAGCAATAAGCCTGCCATTGTGGAGGCTG GTGGGATGCAGGCCTTGGGCAAACACCTGACAAGCAACAGCCCCCGCCTCGTGCAGAACTGCCTCTGGACCCTGCGCAACCTCTCGGATGTGGCCACTAaacag GAGGGCCTGGAAAGTGTGCTGAAGATTCTCGTGAACCAGCTGAGCGTGGACGACGTCAACGTCCTCACCTGCGCCACGGGCACTCTGTCCAACCTGACGTGCAACAACAGCAAGAATAAGACGCTGGTGACCCAGAACAGCGGTGTGGAGGCCCTCATCCATGCCATCCTGCGTGCAGGCGACAAGGACGACATCACGGAGCCTGCCGTCTGCGCCCTGCGCCACCTCACCAGCCGCCACCCCGAGGCCGAGATGGCCCAGAACTCCGTGCGCCTCAACTATGGCATCCCGGCCATCGTCAAGCTGCTCAACCAGCCCAACCAGTGGCCGTTGGTGAAG GCGACCATCGGCCTGATCAGGAAtctggctctgtgcccagcaaaCCATGCACCTCTGCAGGAGGCAGCGGTTATCCCCCGCCTTGTCCAGCTGCTGGTCAAGGCTCACCAGGATGCCCAGCGCCATGTGGCTGCAGGCACACAGCAGCCCTACACG GACGGTGTGAGGATGGAGGAGATTGTGGAGGGCTGCACTGGAGCCCTGCACATCCTCGCCCGGGATCCCATGAACCGCATGGAGATCTTCCGACTCAACACCATCCCCCTGTTTGTACAG CTCCTGTACTCATCAGTGGAGAACATCCAGCGTGTGGCCGCTGGGGTCCTGTGTGAACTAGCACAGGACAAGGAAGCAGCTGACGCCATTGATGCTGAGGGGGCCTCGGCTCCACTCATGGAGCTCCTGCACTCCCGCAATGAGGGCACCG ccacCTACGCTGCTGCTGTCCTGTTCCGCATCTCCGAGGACAAGAACCCAGATTACCGTAAGCGTGTGTCTGTAGAGCTCACCAACTCCCTCTTCAAGCATGACCCAGCTGCCTGGGAGGCT gCCCAGAGCATGATCCCCATCAATGAACCCTATGCAGATG ACATGGATGCCACCTACCGCCCCATGTACTCAAGCGACGTGCCCCTGGACCCCCTGGATATGCACATGGAGATAGACCCGGACTATCCCATTGACACCTACAGCGACGGCCTGAGGCCCCCCTACCCCGCGGGCGACCACGTGCTGGCCTAG